From the Bacteroidia bacterium genome, one window contains:
- a CDS encoding aryl-sulfate sulfotransferase, with the protein MSTIFLRHMSRISIFTYISVLFLAVCIPAQGQISAWEGYTLYNPNNSRTTYLINMKNEVVHTWQNARSGGYCAYLLENGNLLRPATVPNAQLQAPAYSGLIQEITWTGNVVWEFTYSSATYIAHHDIEPLPNGNILLIAYEVKSAAEAVAKGRTTNAALWPDHIVEVRPIRPSGGEIVWKWHAWDHLVQDRDPAKPNYGVISEHPGRLNVNLPSLGFGPSAADWLHVNGISYNPDRDEIVITSHNQSELWVIDHSTTTEEAAGNTGGRRGKGGDILYRWGRPANYGRSGSAVFDVVHCPWWVPKGLPGEGNILAFNNNARARASIITELTPPRDAQGNYVLESGAAFGPATPAWTYSNSTAFFSNHLGGNQRLPNGNTLISEATKGRFLEVTPSGEVVWSYNTGRETARVLRYAPDYPGLKALHTTSADGGETQIADFSIRNYPNPFSGHTVLTYTVAKAGPVRISIHDVTGREVARFDREANGPGTWEAAWDGTDTQGAKVPGGMYLCRLYSAAGMRTHKLVVMGE; encoded by the coding sequence ATGAGTACGATTTTCCTCCGTCACATGTCTCGCATCTCGATCTTCACATATATTTCCGTACTTTTTCTTGCAGTCTGCATCCCGGCGCAGGGCCAGATCAGCGCGTGGGAAGGTTACACGCTCTACAATCCGAACAACAGCAGGACGACGTACCTGATCAATATGAAGAATGAGGTCGTGCATACCTGGCAGAACGCGCGCAGCGGCGGCTATTGCGCCTACCTTCTGGAAAACGGCAACCTTTTGCGTCCCGCCACAGTGCCGAACGCGCAATTGCAGGCACCGGCGTACTCCGGACTGATACAGGAAATTACCTGGACTGGCAATGTCGTGTGGGAATTCACCTATTCCAGCGCAACGTATATCGCGCATCACGACATCGAGCCCCTGCCCAACGGCAACATTCTGCTGATCGCGTATGAAGTGAAATCCGCGGCCGAAGCCGTGGCAAAGGGACGCACAACGAACGCGGCGCTGTGGCCGGATCACATCGTGGAAGTCCGTCCCATCCGACCGAGCGGCGGGGAGATCGTGTGGAAATGGCATGCCTGGGACCATCTCGTGCAGGACAGAGATCCCGCCAAACCGAATTACGGAGTGATATCCGAGCATCCCGGCCGTCTGAACGTCAATCTGCCGAGTCTCGGTTTCGGTCCGTCGGCGGCGGATTGGCTGCACGTCAACGGCATCAGCTACAATCCGGATCGGGACGAAATCGTCATCACTTCACATAATCAGAGTGAACTGTGGGTCATTGACCACAGCACGACGACGGAGGAAGCGGCCGGCAACACAGGGGGACGACGCGGCAAGGGCGGCGACATCCTCTACCGCTGGGGCAGGCCCGCGAACTACGGCAGAAGCGGCAGCGCCGTGTTCGATGTGGTGCACTGCCCGTGGTGGGTCCCGAAGGGACTGCCGGGAGAAGGAAACATTCTCGCTTTCAACAACAACGCACGAGCGAGGGCTTCCATCATCACCGAACTGACACCGCCGCGTGATGCGCAGGGGAATTACGTTCTTGAAAGCGGCGCCGCGTTCGGACCCGCCACACCCGCGTGGACGTATTCGAACAGCACCGCGTTTTTCTCCAATCATCTCGGAGGCAATCAGCGCCTGCCCAACGGCAACACGCTGATCTCCGAAGCCACGAAAGGACGCTTCCTGGAAGTGACGCCCTCCGGAGAGGTCGTCTGGTCCTACAACACCGGCCGCGAAACCGCCCGCGTGCTGCGCTATGCACCCGATTATCCCGGCCTCAAGGCGCTGCACACCACGAGCGCGGATGGCGGTGAAACGCAAATCGCTGACTTCAGCATCCGGAATTATCCGAATCCCTTCTCGGGACACACCGTGCTGACCTACACTGTGGCGAAAGCCGGTCCCGTGCGCATCAGCATTCATGACGTCACAGGACGCGAAGTCGCCCGCTTCGACCGCGAAGCGAACGGCCCCGGCACGTGGGAAGCGGCATGGGACGGGACGGATACACAGGGCGCAAAAGTCCCGGGCGGCATGTACCTGTGTCGTCTGTACAGCGCAGCCGGTATGCGCACACACAAACTCGTCGTCATGGGCGAATAA
- a CDS encoding CotH kinase family protein has protein sequence MKALLHLLVIGLTASVACAQEADSSAMLFDDTVVHEFNIHFYTEHWQDSLLYYYNQDEEYIPARVEYHGMVFDSVGVRYKGNSSFVQSRSTPKKPFKLKFDEYRSKQSCFGITRLNFSNGVKDPSFMREKLAYDILRTILPSPRAAFATLSVDGALLGLYTQVEQVDKKFLSRHFEDNDFNLYKAADNGATLEYRGDGGEQYEREFELKTNESTNDWSRLVAMIDVVNHTAGAHFVERAGALLDLGNCIRMNAFNMAASHFDSYTGSGRNFYLYDDESTGRFVFIPWDANEAFGAYSNNWNVITQDILSIPSLEKRPAFARILENDSLRSEYLRYIRALAQGPLSLDSMTTRVLHWKTFLDPLVQADPHKLYSYQQFLDNIEKDVVVGINMTIPGLLRFAKLRSERVIAQADAYLAGGSGAVLPNNPILLFDVYPNPATDAGMLRFQLLYGGAVSLLAVDMAGRIVFDHALGWFTPGLHETAAPAATLPSGSFIWKLRVSGGGDASFFSSGTKVLKLR, from the coding sequence ATGAAAGCTCTTCTCCACCTTCTTGTCATCGGCCTCACCGCATCCGTTGCCTGCGCGCAGGAAGCGGATTCCTCGGCGATGCTCTTCGACGACACGGTGGTGCACGAATTCAACATTCATTTCTATACGGAGCATTGGCAGGACAGTCTGCTGTACTACTACAATCAGGACGAAGAGTACATCCCCGCCCGAGTGGAGTACCACGGCATGGTGTTCGACAGCGTGGGTGTGCGCTACAAGGGCAACTCGTCGTTCGTGCAGTCGCGCAGCACGCCCAAGAAACCGTTCAAGCTCAAGTTCGACGAATACCGCAGCAAACAGAGCTGCTTCGGCATCACGCGCCTGAATTTCTCCAACGGGGTGAAGGATCCCAGCTTCATGCGCGAGAAACTCGCCTACGACATTCTCCGCACCATTCTCCCCTCGCCCCGCGCCGCTTTCGCGACACTTTCGGTGGATGGCGCCCTGCTTGGTCTGTACACGCAGGTTGAGCAGGTGGACAAGAAATTTCTGTCCCGACATTTCGAGGATAACGACTTCAATCTCTACAAAGCGGCGGATAACGGCGCCACGCTGGAGTACCGCGGCGACGGCGGCGAGCAGTACGAGCGCGAATTCGAACTCAAGACGAATGAAAGCACCAACGACTGGTCGCGCCTTGTGGCCATGATTGACGTCGTCAACCATACCGCCGGCGCGCATTTCGTCGAGCGCGCCGGCGCCCTGCTCGATCTCGGGAACTGCATCCGCATGAACGCCTTCAACATGGCTGCGTCGCATTTCGACAGCTATACCGGATCGGGACGCAACTTCTATCTCTACGACGATGAGAGCACGGGACGCTTCGTGTTCATTCCCTGGGATGCGAACGAAGCCTTCGGCGCGTACAGCAACAACTGGAATGTCATCACGCAAGACATTCTCTCCATTCCCTCTCTCGAAAAACGTCCCGCCTTCGCGCGCATTCTGGAAAACGATTCTCTGCGTTCCGAGTACCTGCGCTACATTCGGGCGCTTGCGCAGGGCCCGCTGTCCCTCGATTCCATGACCACGCGGGTACTGCACTGGAAGACCTTTCTCGATCCTCTGGTACAAGCGGATCCCCACAAACTGTACAGCTATCAGCAGTTCCTGGACAATATAGAAAAAGATGTTGTGGTCGGCATCAACATGACTATTCCGGGACTGCTGCGCTTCGCAAAGCTCCGCAGTGAGCGCGTCATCGCCCAGGCGGACGCGTATCTCGCCGGCGGCTCCGGCGCGGTGCTCCCGAACAATCCGATACTGCTCTTCGACGTCTATCCCAATCCCGCCACGGATGCGGGCATGCTGCGTTTCCAATTACTGTACGGCGGCGCCGTGTCGCTGCTCGCCGTGGACATGGCCGGCAGGATAGTGTTCGACCACGCTCTGGGCTGGTTCACACCCGGATTGCATGAGACCGCTGCTCCCGCTGCTACGCTCCCGTCGGGCAGCTTCATCTGGAAATTACGCGTTTCGGGAGGCGGCGATGCTTCCTTTTTCAGCAGCGGCACCAAGGTGCTCAAACTCCGTTGA